One genomic segment of Lysobacter sp. 5GHs7-4 includes these proteins:
- the prmC gene encoding peptide chain release factor N(5)-glutamine methyltransferase: MNRIDLLLREARTRLDDGAEAELLLAHALGKPRSWLFAHGDDLIAEELARRYRALVARRADGEPVAYLLGQRGFWSFDLRVTPATLIPRAETELLVELALARLPAGRIARIADLGTGSGAIALALARERPAARVIATDASDEALGVAADNARALALGNVEFRNGDWYAPLDGERCDLIASNPPYISEDDAHLEQGDLRHEPRTALASGADGLDAIRALASGALAHLQRGGWLLIEHGWEQGMAVRGLLRDAGLVEVATERDLEGRDRVTLGRAPAD, from the coding sequence ATGAACCGCATCGATCTGCTGCTGCGCGAAGCCAGGACGCGTCTGGACGACGGCGCCGAGGCCGAGCTGTTGCTGGCCCACGCACTGGGCAAGCCGCGCAGCTGGTTGTTCGCGCACGGCGACGACTTGATCGCCGAAGAACTCGCGCGCCGCTACCGCGCTCTGGTCGCGCGCCGCGCCGACGGCGAACCGGTGGCCTATCTGCTCGGCCAGCGCGGCTTCTGGAGCTTCGACCTGCGCGTCACGCCGGCCACGCTGATCCCGCGCGCTGAAACCGAATTGCTGGTGGAGCTGGCGCTGGCGCGCCTGCCCGCCGGACGCATCGCGCGCATCGCCGATCTGGGCACCGGCAGCGGCGCGATCGCGCTGGCGCTGGCGCGCGAACGCCCGGCCGCGCGCGTGATCGCCACCGACGCCAGCGACGAAGCCCTGGGCGTGGCCGCCGACAATGCGCGCGCGTTGGCGCTGGGCAACGTCGAGTTCCGCAACGGCGACTGGTACGCGCCCCTGGACGGCGAACGCTGCGACCTGATCGCCAGCAACCCGCCCTACATTTCCGAAGACGACGCCCATCTGGAACAAGGCGACCTGCGCCACGAACCGCGCACCGCGCTGGCCTCGGGTGCCGACGGCCTGGATGCGATCCGCGCGTTGGCGTCCGGTGCGCTCGCGCATCTGCAGCGCGGCGGCTGGCTGCTGATCGAACACGGCTGGGAGCAGGGCATGGCGGTGCGCGGCCTGCTGCGCGACGCCGGACTGGTCGAAGTGGCCACCGAGCGCGACCTGGAAGGCCGCGACCGCGTCACCCTCGGGCGCGCACCGGCCGATTGA
- the pip gene encoding prolyl aminopeptidase: protein MRTLYPELEPYDVGTLQVDDRHTLYYEQCGNPNGKPVVLLHGGPGAGCSPKMRRFHDPAKYRIVLFDQRGSGRSTPHADLVDNGTWDLVADIERLRERLGIARWQVFGGSWGSTLALAYAETHPQQVTELVLRGIFMLRRWELEWFYQEGASRLFPDAWQHYLSAIPPVERHDLISAYHRRLTSDDEAQRLAAARAWSVWEGATSFLHVDEDFVSGHEDAAFALAFARIENHYFVNGGFFEVEDQLLRDAHRLAGIPGTIVHGRYDVVCPVQNAWDLKQAWPGAELTITPASGHSAFEAENVDALVRATDRYAAA from the coding sequence ATGCGCACGCTTTATCCCGAGCTCGAACCCTACGACGTCGGCACCCTCCAGGTCGACGATCGCCATACCCTGTATTACGAGCAGTGCGGCAACCCCAACGGCAAGCCGGTGGTGCTGCTGCACGGCGGGCCGGGCGCGGGCTGCAGTCCGAAAATGCGCCGTTTCCACGACCCGGCCAAATACCGCATCGTGCTGTTCGACCAGCGCGGCAGCGGACGTTCCACGCCGCACGCCGACCTGGTCGACAACGGCACCTGGGATCTGGTCGCCGACATCGAGCGTCTGCGCGAACGCCTGGGCATCGCGCGCTGGCAGGTGTTCGGCGGCTCCTGGGGTTCGACCCTGGCGCTGGCCTACGCCGAAACCCATCCGCAGCAGGTCACCGAACTGGTCCTGCGCGGCATCTTCATGCTGCGCCGCTGGGAACTGGAATGGTTCTACCAGGAAGGCGCCTCGCGCCTGTTCCCGGACGCCTGGCAGCACTATCTGTCGGCGATTCCGCCGGTGGAGCGCCACGACCTGATCAGCGCCTACCACCGCCGCCTGACCAGCGACGACGAGGCCCAGCGCCTGGCTGCAGCGCGCGCCTGGAGCGTGTGGGAAGGCGCCACCAGCTTCCTGCACGTGGACGAGGATTTCGTCAGCGGCCATGAGGACGCCGCGTTCGCGCTCGCGTTCGCGCGCATCGAAAACCACTACTTCGTCAACGGCGGCTTCTTCGAGGTCGAGGACCAACTGCTGCGCGACGCCCACCGCCTGGCCGGCATCCCCGGCACCATCGTTCACGGCCGCTACGACGTGGTCTGCCCGGTGCAGAACGCCTGGGACCTCAAGCAGGCCTGGCCCGGCGCCGAGCTGACCATCACCCCGGCCTCCGGCCACTCGGCCTTCGAGGCCGAGAACGTCGACGCCCTGGTGCGCGCGACGGATCGCTACGCCGCGG